The Nitrospira sp. sequence CGTCGCCGAAACACTGTCAAGTGCCACATCGGAATTGGTCCATCTGAAATTGAAATCAAGACGCCCGTCTTTCGGCAGATCCACACCCACGCGAGCAGAGCCCGTCCAGTTTCGATAGGAATCCCGCTCCGTGGCGCCCCGCCGGTAATTGACTGCGGAAAAGCTGGAGGTATCCCAACGAGACAGCGCCAAGCTATAGTCCACAATCCCTTGCTTGCCTGAAACCGTCCCGCCTTCACGCACAGTAGCAAACGAACCGTATTCAAGGAAGGCGCCCACGGTCGGAGGCCCCTGCCCTTTCTTCGTGGTGATATTGATGACGCCGCCCATCGCATCCGCTCCGTACAGCATGCTCTGCGCCCCTCGAAGAATCTCGATCCGTTCGATGTTGTCGGTCGTCAGGTTGGCGAAATTGTAGCTCCCAGTCGTTGCACTATTGACGATGGCTCCATCGATGAGCACCAGCGTTTGAGCTGACCCGCCTCCCCGAATTCTGACACTCACATCTGTCCCCGGACCGCCGCTGGAAAATGCCGCCACGCCCTGAGCCAAACGGAGTGCATCGATCACGCTTCGAAGATTCTGCCGTTTCATATCCTCAGCCGTGATCACCTCGACCGCACTCGTGACCCGAGTAACCGGAATCGGCGTCTTCGTGGCGCTGACAACGATCTCGGGGGTCTCAATGATGTCGGCCTGATCCGCCATGGCGACTTCTTGCTGGGCACGCGCCGATTGGAGGGGGATGAGAAAGCAGAGGAGACAGACACACCGAATCAATCGATCGATGAACAACAACATGACGAAACTCCCTTGTGCTCGAAGGGTTCAGTCGAATCAACTGCGGGCTGGGTCTCCTGACTTGCGGATCGTCGCCTTCTTCCGCCTTCCCGGTCTTCGTCATTCGTCATTGGTCATTCGTCAATCGTGGGAAGCAAAAGAGGCTCTCAGCCTCCCGCATGACGATTGACGGTTGACGATTGACGTCTAACCAGTGGCTTACCTGGAAGAACGCTCCCCGCTGACAGTGGCGGCACCGTGATGGATTTGCACCATCTTCCCCGTCCCCCGCGTCGTTTCTACAAAACTCCCTTTCACCTTAAAATGATCGTCCCCCCTCACATCAGCCCGTCACGGCCGGGGACATGACCGTGCGGAATTGCATCCAACCGAACCGATCAACCCGGCATCGTGACGCGCGGACGACCGCTAGACGGATGCGCATCGACCACGACGTCGCAGCCGTACACCGCACGCAAGCTCTCCGGCGTGATCGTCTCCAGGGGCGAACCGATTCGGACAATCCGCCCATCCTTCAACATGATGATCCGATCGCACGACTGACTGGCGACATTCAAATCATGCGAGACCAGCACGACCGTGAGCTGCCGTTCATGTTGCAGCCGGCTGATGAGCGCACAAATCTCAATCTGGTGGTTGATGTCGAGAAAGGCCATCGGTTCATCCAGCAAGAGAACGCTGGGTTCTTGCGCCAACGCCCGTGCAATCATCACCCGCTGGCGCTCGCCACCCGAGAGGTCGGACACGAGGCGCCCGGCCAATGCCACCACATCCGTCTCGACCATCGCTTGATGCGCTTGCCGCAGATCATCTTCAGAC is a genomic window containing:
- a CDS encoding ABC transporter ATP-binding protein, which gives rise to MDRQLTGASVPVACAPGTAMQVDRVSFRYRTDQPGRPWTVEDLSFDVRAGEVLGIVGPNGSGKSSLLKLLAGLLQTSSGQIRLGSQSIGQMDPPLLARAIAVVPQEYVQVFPFTVAETVLMGRFPHRRGSWWGMGIGDESEDDLRQAHQAMVETDVVALAGRLVSDLSGGERQRVMIARALAQEPSVLLLDEPMAFLDINHQIEICALISRLQHERQLTVVLVSHDLNVASQSCDRIIMLKDGRIVRIGSPLETITPESLRAVYGCDVVVDAHPSSGRPRVTMPG